In Ursus arctos isolate Adak ecotype North America unplaced genomic scaffold, UrsArc2.0 scaffold_10, whole genome shotgun sequence, the DNA window TCCCTTAGTGGTTCTGCTAGAGATCATTTTCTGATACCATATTATATAGAACAAATGGGTCCCCTCAGGCAGTCTATTTTTAAAGTTCCCTCCAGGCTACTCAGAACACAACATCCTGGCCCAGAAGTGAGGAATAACAATATTAAGCATTCTTGAGAATGGAAGTAAGCTAAAGAAGGGGTTTAGAAACGGAAACCATGCTAGAAAGAGGacaggaggcaggggaagagagcAACCTCAACAAGGCTTCCAGCGAAATGACTGGTCTACACACACCCACTCCGTTTCTGCAATGAGCAGACTCACCTTCATTTCTCACAATGCTTATAACGGTTCCGATAAATCCTGCCTGCTTTCCAGACATGGAAAGAACTTGAATTCTGGATTTGACGCAATCCACTGGGTAAACagcaagccaaaggcagattccaCCAACTCCACCGCTTAACATCAAAGGGACAGGGCCTAGAGAAGGGAATGAGCAAACAGCGTCCTGTCTCAAGACCAGCATTTCCAGAGGTCAGTGTAGTGGGGGCTGCAGGTAGCTGAGAATAAAAATGCTGAGGCTCTGTCagtaaggcgtctgccttcagctcaggtcccgatctcagggatcgagccccctttgggctccctgctcagcgggcacgGGGACCCATGTGGCACTCCAGGCCTGCCCCTCATCACGGCAGGACCAAACTGGTGCCGGTCACTGTGGTGCCACAGCCCTGCTGTCCTGCCCTCCAGAGGGCTGGCCCCGCCAACGTAACACCCCCGCCATGGGGCATGAGAACAGTGGCCACTGAAACACAGGCCCCGTTTTTTCCAACAGTCTCAGTCTgaagtatttcaatattttaataccCCACAGCCCTGATTCTTCCTTAACCATGAAAACCAAAGTTGTCTTCAGTTAAGCCTGGGAGCTTGCCTAACTGCAGAATAAGTCCCAACACTGAAGGGACgtgttggagaaaaaaaaagtaatcattcATGCAAGCCAAACGTGCACAGGGTTGTCAAGCAGCTACACAGGACAGGCTAGAAAGAACGACACTTTTCAGTGCTCCGGAAACACTTTCAAGATTTATTACCAAGTTTTAAGCTTATGGCAAAATGCCTTATAGGCGATTTACCCATTTTTTGGAGATTTCCCACAGGAAAAGTAATTTCTGTATTCGCCCCTAAAATGTTATTCTAGTAAAGAAGTTTGGGATGCCCAACTTCAGCCCCGTCACGAGGACACGAGTGCACCCAGTGGAAGGTGCCAAGgccccttccagcctccagaaaccCCAGGGCCCGGCAGACCCCCACGGGCTCCGCAACAGGCACCCCACGTCACGCTTACCTAGTTCATCCTTCGATCTCCCTGATGCGAAAAACGACCTGCTCAGTTCGTAGCCgccaaagaagaagaaatagccGGGCACCTCTCGGAGTAAGGTGCTGGAGAGGCCGTGGTAGAAGCCCAAGGGGCCGTCCTTCCTGAGCACGGTCTTCACCACGGACCAGACGGTGCTGCAAGGAGACAGGGAGCTGCGTTTAGGGCaggtgggagtgggggcggggggggggggtggcgaggCCAGTGATCCCACCCCAGTGACCGCCTGGCTCAGCCCTGGGCAGGCAGGGAACGGCTaattctagaaacagaaggaccCGGATTCTGAGACTACGAGGCTTCTGCAGGGAGGAAATCTCAGAGCAGCACAGATACGATTATTTTGGGACAGCTGGTCTCACCTGAACTACCCGACAGCAATGACATTCAGGTGCACGTTCATACAGAGCTGCGCGTGCCCGCCACAGCTCCGGCCAAGATTTCAGCCGACCACGCCGGAACCCCATCTCAAATGGAACCGTGTTCACATTTCCCAAGTGTGCCACTCAGCCAAGGAAGCCCTGAGAATACTCCTGGAAAAGGAGTTCCCTGGATTTTTGGAAAATCAGAAAGACGTCCTCTGGCTGTGGACAAAACAGCGAAGGACCTGGACCAGTGCCCGCACGCGCGGTGGGCTCCCAGAGCCGCTCTGGGCCAACTGCTGGGCTCGCCGCCGCAGGCAATGGCTACTTTGCGGTGCGCAGGAAGCAGAAGGCAAAGAAGTAGGTGGCACCGAGCAACACTCCTGCCCGCGGACAGttctcccgggggggggggggggtgtcttcagGAATCTGCCCCACAGCTTCCGCCGTATAAAGGATTCCGTGAGCAGATCCGGACCCTCAGAAAACGTACAAATAAAATCCAACCCCTATCTGataggcagagaaagaaaagtcaggGAAAGCCAGACAAGCTCTTGACTTTTATACTGCTTGTATCCCCTTGCCCTCCATAAACAAATGTGTTTTTTAGGGCATTCGTCCATTCTAGATGTCCTTATCCAAGACGTAAAAGAGCCAATACCTATTTTCTTCCGACACTAAGAGAAATTACGATAAGGAGCTGTCCAAACTCAGCAAGAACTGAAGGAATGTGTCCTGAAGGAATCTGTTCGGGGGCTTAGGGTTTGTTTTGTGTTAGTGCAGGGGATGAGCAAGGGAGTAGATGTTACTTGAAGGCAATTCTTACAAATTCTACAGGGCAAGAAGCACCGAGTATTTAGTTCCTAGAGCGTAGGTAGGCAAGAATTCTTATTTCAGGCTGATCAGAGCCCTGTAGCAGCTGGGACGCAGGGCTACACCATGGCAGGCTTTCTCCGTCAGGAAAACAGCCCCGGAAGCCATATTCTCAGTGCGGTTCAGAGAACCCCTTGCTCctcactctgctctcagcaggtgACTGCGCTTGGACCAGTGAAGAATCGAGCCCCCAGGTAATAAGAGGCACTTCAGCAGGCTTCACCGGGCATCACTCACTATCCAGGTCCTTCCTGCAACTCGGCTCCCATTCTAGTGGGAATGCAACACGGTAATCCAACTCTACGTGACCGTGACCGGCCCGCCTTCTGACCCGTCTTAACCCCAGGCTGCCATACACCCCCGCGGGCACTGCCGCACCTAAAATAGAGTCAACCAGGACTTACTTTTGGGCAAGTTGTCCATTCGCTTAAGTTTTTGGAGCCAAcaattactttctttaaaaatacctcaGGGAACAaatggagggttgctggaggggaggcgggggggggggatggggtcactgggtgatgggcattaaggagggcgcctgttggaatgagcactgggtgttatatgcaactgatgactcactaaattctacccctggaactaataatacgttaactaaattgaatttaaataaaaaattaaaattgaaagaaaacacCTTAAACTACTTCTAAGGGACCTGAGAGCAACTTCCTGGGTGCTATTCGTGTTCTACCTCTTAATCTGGGCACTGGTCACAACCGTGTTTATGACTGTTAGAACCCCCACTCATGATTTCTGTGTATACACGTATCTCAACAAAAAGTTTTGAAGACTTATGCTTTTGGACCTCTAGGCTATAAGTAATAGATTCAAACTGGTTGTAATGAGTCTCAAGGGGGCAGATACAGAGCTCTATTAGAAGCCCCATCCTCTGGGGCGCCTgtatggctcagtcggttaagcatctgccttcggctcaggtcatgatcccagggtcctgggactgagtcccgcatcgggctccctgctcagtggagagcctgcttctctccctctgcctgccactccccctgcttgtgtgcacgcactctctctctctctggcaaataaataaataaaatctttaaaaaaaaagaaaagtaaaaagacacCCCATCCTCACTGGGAGGAGACTAATTCTATAAATGGTCAATTTACCTGATTTTTCCCATCAGATTCACAGACTTTGAGTTAACCACAGTGATGGAGAGCTTTAGTCAGCCAGATGTTAAGATAAATAAGCAAGTGTTGAGATTAATAAAGACAACAAATTGCTTTACAATCCAAATCAATCATACTGTACATGACACACTGTCATGTAACTAGAATCTGTTTTCAAGACACATGGCGGAGGAGGGGGGACTGTTTTGATGGTTACAGAGTAGCTCACGAGGGCTCTGAGGCATGTTCTCAGAACCCGGGCCCTCTGTGGGTACGTGTGAAGGATCGGGGAGGGAGATAAGGAAGCAAGCAACCCTAGGATCTGAGCTGATCAGCCCATGTGAAACCTGGGAATGGGCACCAGATATTCATCTTGGAACCCAAATTGGCACTTACGAAGGCTCAGCTCTCAGACACGGTCCCCAgctgcctgctgtgtgcctgcAATCCAGCTGGGGACCAGGCCTCATGCCTCAACAAGCCAAGAGTGATGGGAGCTCCCGGACTCTCTGCTCCCCAGGCATTGACTATCTGCCTACAGTGTTCTGTGGTGGGAGCGGGGCTGGGTCCAACCACCAGGAAGTTCATTCAGAAAGTGATCCTTTAACTGGTAGgggaaagagttttaaaaacGCAGTATTTTGGAGCAGATAAATCTCTTTCTGTGCCACTTAGTTTTGGTACAATATAAAATCGACAAATGCTCAATGCAGCAAGGCAACAGGGACCCAACATTTGTGCCCAAGCAGTGCTTACTTCTGGCTTCTGGCTATCTTTCCTGATGACTCCATCTCATACATGGTCTGTAGCCGGCACTTGACAAGCTCAGTGGGGCAGAGCACCAGGGCGGCAAAGGCAGAGGCGAAGGAACCCGCGGCCGCATTCTGCAGATCACTGGAAGGAAACCAGCACGGGAGTCCggttactcattcattcagcactcACCATGCAAAGCACGCGGCTGGTAAGGGAGGGCAAGGATCGAAGGAGAGGGGCTCTTTCCTGAGTGCCCGCTGGGAACTTGCACACGCTGCTTCATCTAAGGATCCCACAGCCCTGGCAGGCCAACACCGACACCCCAattttcatatggaaaaaaacAAGGCATCGAATACATAACGCACCCGAAGTCACACCACTACTATGTGGCAAGGCTAGGATTCAAACGCCGGTCTGCCTGCTGCAAAATCCATGCTCCTTTCCTCAGTCATAGTGCTACGCACGGAATGTATCCCCCATCCCTACAGCTCTATGCTGAAGCCTTAACCCCCCCAAGGGGACGGTATTCAGAGGGGACctctgggaggtaattaggtttagatgaggtcatgagggtagaaccCCCCCAGGTTGGGATTACAGTCTTAAGAGACCACCGATCTCTCTCCACCCtttgaggacacagcaagaagtgTCCATCTGTACATCAGGAAGTGGGCCCTTGCCAGACGCCCAGTCAACCagcaccatgatcttggactttccagttTCGGAAACTGAAAAACGAACGTTTGTTTACGCCGCCCGGTTGAGAATATTGTGTTACAGCAGCCAGAACTAAGACACAGTGATctagaaaacagagagagaggggaaaaaatgacccAAACTCTCACCACTCAGAAGACACAGATCATCAGTGCTTCAGCGTAGCTGCCACTACGCCAGGACCACCCCTGCACGCCCAAAATCCAACCCGGAGCAACCACGTGTGTGATGTAACCGTCGTAGATGAAAGCCCAGGATAAATTTTTAACCAAAAACCTGCTCATTGCAAAAAGATTGCCCAGTTCTGCTGATGACCTCCTGACCTCAGCCCCAGAGAGCAGCAGGAGCTGCTGGCGGTGGGGACAGGGTGGAGGCAGTGCCAGTCAGCAGGCCCGATGGCTGGAGGTAAGATGGCTATGTCAGAAACCTAAATGGAGGAACTGACGCACATAAACACAAAAACCAGAAGGCTTCATTTCACCTCGGAGGGGTCTGGTACCGCCAGCCAGTCACCAGCAGGGCTGTGAGAGTGAGGTCCCACCAGAGTTCAAAAATACGGGGAAAAGTCTGAGAAATCACTTGTCAGGAATTCTCTGAGTGTTTATGAGGGTTGGAAAAAAAGATCCCTTCCAACCTGGGACAGTGTTGTCACAGGAGCCACTGTCACAGGAGCTCGGCTGGCACCTGGGGTCGGGCAGGAAAGACCGAGCTGCTCCCAGGACCACTGGCTCCCTGACTCTCACCTGTTCAATGCCAGCAGCCCGCCGTCACCTAACCCCCGGGCTGCCACCCCCCGTGAGGTAACCCCCTGGCTGCCCTGGGTAGCGAGGTCCCCTCACAGGTTTTCCCCAGACCGTGAGCAAAAGCCTAACAGACCTAGCTCACGAGCTGTCCCGGAGTTACATTAAACAGTTACATAAACTGAGGC includes these proteins:
- the SLC25A15 gene encoding mitochondrial ornithine transporter 1, which translates into the protein MKSSPAIQAAIDLTAGAAGGTACVLTGQPFDTLKVKMQTFPSLYRGLTDCCLKTYSQVGFRGFYKGTSPALIANIAENSVLFMCYGFCQQVVRKVAGLEKQARLSDLQNAAAGSFASAFAALVLCPTELVKCRLQTMYEMESSGKIARSQNTVWSVVKTVLRKDGPLGFYHGLSSTLLREVPGYFFFFGGYELSRSFFASGRSKDELGPVPLMLSGGVGGICLWLAVYPVDCVKSRIQVLSMSGKQAGFIGTVISIVRNEGITALYSGLKPTMIRAFPANGALFLAYEYSRKLMMSQFEAY